One Osmerus eperlanus chromosome 16, fOsmEpe2.1, whole genome shotgun sequence DNA segment encodes these proteins:
- the ap1m1 gene encoding AP-1 complex subunit mu-1 yields the protein MSASAVYVLDLKGKVLVCRNYRGDVDMSEIEHFMTLLMDKEEEGTLSPILAHGGVRFMWIKHNNLYLVATSKKNASVSLVFSFLYKIIQVFSEYFKELEEESIRDNFVIIYELMDELMDFGYPQTTDSKILQEYITQEGHKLDTGAPRPPATVTNAVSWRSEGIKYRKNEVFLDVIESVNLLVSANGNVLRSEIVGSIKMRVFLSGMPELRLGLNDKVLFENTGRGKSKSVELEDVKFHQCVRLSRFENDRTISFIPPDGEFELMSYRLNTHVKPLIWIESVIEKHSHSRIEYMIKAKSQFKRRSTANNVEIHIPVPTDADSPKFKTTVGSVKWVPENSEIVWSIKSFPGGKEYLMRAHFGLPSVEAEDKEGKPPISVKFEIPYFTTSGIQVRYLKIIEKSGYQALPWVRYITQNGDYQLRTQ from the exons ATGTCGGCAAGTGCCGTGTACGTGTTGGATTTAAAGGGCAAG GTCCTCGTCTGTCGTAACTACCGTGGGGATGTGGACATGTCGGAGATTGAACACTTCATGACCCTTCTGATGGACAAAGAGGAAGAGGGCACTCTCTCTCCAATCCTGGCTCATGGAGGAGTGCGCTTCATGTGGATCAAACACAACAACCTGTACC TGGTTgcaacctcaaagaaaaatgcCTCAGTCTCCCTGGTTTTCTCATTTCTCTACAAGATTATCCAg GTGTTCTCCGAGTACttcaaggagctggaggaggagagcatcaGGGATAACTTTGTGATCATCTACGAGCTGATGGACGAGCTGATGGACTTTGGTTACCCCCAGACCACAGACAGCAAGATCCTACAAGA ATACATCACTCAGGAGGGTCACAAGTTGGATACAGGGGCTCCACGGCCTCCGGCAACCGTCACCAACGCCGTGTCCTGGAGGTCGGAGGGCATCAAGTACAGGAAGAACGAGGTCTTCCTGGACGTCATCGAGTCAGTCAATCTGCTG GTCAGCGCCAATGGTAATGTTCTGCGTAGTGAGATTGTTGGTTCCATTAAGATGCGTGTGTTCCTCTCCGGTATGCCTGAGCTACGACTGGGCCTCAATGACAAGGTTCTGTTTGAAAACACTGGAA GAGGGAAGAGTAAGTCAGTGGAGCTGGAGGACGTCAAGTTCCACCAGTGCGTGCGTCTGTCCCGCTTCGAGAACGACCGCACCATCTCCTTCATCCCCCCGGATGGGGAGTTTGAGCTCATGTCCTACCGCCtcaacacacac gtgaagCCTCTGATCTGGATTGAGTCAGTGATCGAGAAACACTCCCACAGCCGAATCGAGTACATGATCAAG GCCAAAAGTCAGTTCAAGAGACGCTCTACAGCCAACAATGTGGAGATCCACATTCCTGTCCCCACCGATGCTGATTCACCCAAGTTCAAAACCACGGTGGGCAGTGTCAAGTGGGTTCCAGAGAACAGCGAGATAGTCTGGTCCATCAAGTCTTTTCCT ggagggaAAGAGTACCTGATGCGAGCTCACTTTGGACTGCCCAGCGTGGAGGCGGAAGACAAAGAGGGGAAGCCCCCAATAAGTGTGAAGTTTGAGATCCCCTACTTCACCACTTCCGGCATCCAG GTGCGCTACCTGAAGATCATAGAGAAGAGCGGCTACCAGGCCCTGCCATGGGTGCGCTACATCACGCAGAACGGCG ATTATCAGCTTCGGACCCAGTAG
- the LOC134036540 gene encoding lipoprotein lipase-like yields the protein MRFVDIVPVGILFNLCSLIDNNTDWIGNYTYIETKFSVRQVEEPEEDLCYLVPGVNRTVSECGFNTTSQTFAIIHGWSVAGLFESWVHKLVSALFEREPSANVLVVDWLDRANEHYPNSAENTKLVGQDVARLINWLEVEVKYDLSKLHILGYSLGAHVAGVAGNLTNNKVNRITGLDPAGPRFENADSLSRLSPDDATFVDVLHTNIRGSPDLSIGIQRPVGHVDIYPNGGTEQPGCTFQNAMKMIATYGIYNVDQIVKCAHERSVHLFIDSLVNKQQQSMAYRCSSRDAFNQGLCLSCRKNRCNNLGYNVNKVRTTRSAKMYLKTTASMPFKVFHYQIKVHFFSQHNLSLSQQPLKVSLFGTHGEKTDINLIMPNLFTNSTVSFLVTSDVDIGELLIVEMEWESDSYFSFLNSNEFLIRKIRVKSGETQAKVIFRVREGEFAHLVQGGESVSFVKSKEDQNSRKMERLHRLKMHGSFFKQGMNEAAVDKTPSSSESVSSSH from the exons ATGCGATTTGTTGACATTGTCCCAGTTGG AATTTTGTTTAACTTGTGCTCTCTCATAGACAATAACACTGACTGGATTGGAAACTACACTTACATTGAAACCAAGTTCTCAGTACGCCAAGTAGAGGAGCCCGAGGAGGACCTGTGCTACCTTGTGCCTGGTGTGAACCGCACTGTCTCCGAGTGTGGATTTAACACTACATCACAAACCTTTGCCATCATCCATGGCTGGTCG GTGGCTGGACTCTTTGAGAGCTGGGTCCACAAGCTTGTGTCTGCTCTCTTTGAGAGAGAGCCCAGTGCCAATGTTCTAGTGGTGGACTGGCTGGACAGGGCCAATGAACACTACCCCAACTCTGCAGAGAACACCAAGCTGGTGGGCCAAGACGTGGCAAGGCTGATCAACTGGCTGGAG GTTGAGGTGAAGTATGACCTATCAAAGCTTCACATCCTGGGGTACAGTCTGGGTGCCCATGTGGCTGGAGTTGCAGGGAACCTCACCAACAACAAAGTCAATAGAATAACAG GTCTGGACCCCGCTGGCCCTCGTTTCGAGAATGCCGACAGCCTCAGTCGCTTGTCCCCCGACGATGCCACCTTTGTGGATGTTCTGCACACCAATATCAGGGGAAGCCCCGACCTTAGCATTGGCATCCAGAGACCTGTGGGTCACGTGGACATCTACCCCAACGGAGGCACTGAGCAGCCTGGATGTACCTTCCAGAATGCCATGAAGATGATCGCCACTTACGGCATCTACA ACGTCGACCAGATTGTGAAGTGCGCCCACGAGCGCTCCGTGCACCTGTTCATCGACTCCCTGGTTAACAAGCAGCAGCAGAGCATGGCCTACCGCTGCAGCTCCAGAGATGCCTTCAACCAAGGCCTGTGTCTGAGCTGCCGCAAGAACCGCTGCAACAACCTGGGCTACAACGTCAACAAGGTCCGCACGACCCGCAGCGCCAAGATGTACCTCAAGACCACTGCCAGTATGCCCTTCAAAG TTTTCCACTACCAGATAAAGGTCCACTTCTTCAGCCAGCACAACCTGAGTCTCAGCCAGCAGCCTTTGAAAGTGTCCCTGTTCGGAACCCACGGCGAGAAGACAGACATCAATCTGATTAT GCCCAACCTGTTCACCAACTCCACGGTCTCATTCCTGGTGACCTCTGATGTCGACATTGGCGAACTTCTGATTGTAGAGATGGAATGGGAGAGCGATTCCTACTTCTCCTTCCTCAACAGCAACGAGTTCCTGATCCGCAAGATCCGTGTGAAGTCTGGTGAGACACAGGCCAA GGTCATCTTCAGAGTTAGAGAAGGCGAATTCGCTCATCTTGTCCAGGGAGGAGAATCGGTTTCCTTTGTAAAGTCGAAAGAAGATCAAAACAGCCGGAagatggagag GTTGCACAGGCTCAAGATGCATGGAAGCTTTTTCAAACAAGGTATGAATGAGGCTGCCGTTGATAAGACCCCATCATCATCTGAGTCTGTATCTTCATCGCACTGA